The genomic window GTAAATGTCTTAGGATTAGTAGATAGAAATAAGTTTAATACTTTTTATGTTTTAGATGATGATATGAACTTATTGTATATATTACAAGAAAATGAACTTATAGATGCTTTGAAGTTTTATGGAAATATAACTTTAGAGGAATATAAAGACATAAGATTACAGAAACACTAATACATTTACTTTTTTGACTTATGTATGCTAGAATAGTAAGATATTAAGAAGTATAGAGATATACTTCTTTTTTAATTGTTAAGAATTCAATATACAAATAATAGATTAAGTTTAAACCGAAGCTAAGAACTATAAAAATTAAATTTTAATTTATAGGAGGAAGGGTAATGAACAAAATTACAGACCATATTCTATATAAGGTTGAAAAACCATCAAGATATACTGGTGGAGAATTAAATCAAGTAGTAAAAAATTTAGATGAAATTGATATAAGATTTGCATTTTGTTTTCCAGATGTATATGAAGTTGGGATGTCTCATTTAGGAACAAGAATACTTTATCATACAATAAATCAAAGAAAAGATACATATTGTGAAAGAGTTTTTGCGCCATGGCCAGATATGGAAGCAGAACTTAGAAAAAATAATATTTCATTAATGACATTGGAAACTAAGGATCCTTTAACAGAATTTGATATTTTAGGATTTACACTTCAATATGAAATGAGTTATACAAATATATTAAATATGTTAGATATGTCAGGAATAACTTTAAGGGCATCAGAAAGAGGAGAAGATGAACCTATAGTTATGGCTGGTGGACCATGTGCATATAATCCTGAGCCTTTATATGATATAGTAGATTTCTTTGAAATAGGCGAAGGTGAAGAAATAATGAATGATGTCCTTGATATCTATAAAAAGTATAAGGGGAAAGGGAAGAAGAAAGAATTTTTAAGAGAGATATCTAAGATAGAAGGTGTTTATGTACCTTCATTATATGATGTTACATATAATGAAGATGGAACGATAAAAGAATTTACACCTAAATTTGAGGATGTAAAACCAAGAGTTAAGAAAAGAATAATAAATAACTTTGATAAAGTAGATTTTCCTATAGATATGATAGTTCCTTACTCAGAAATAGTTCATGATAGAATTGTGTTAGAAACAACAAGAGGATGTACTAATGGATGTAGATTTTGTCAAGCAGGAATGATTTATAGACCTGTTAGAGAAAAAAGTACAGCTACTTTATTAGAACAAGCTAGAAAAATGATTGAATCAACAGGATATCAAGAAATTTCGCTTGCATCATTAAGTATATGCGATTACTCAGATATACAAAATCTTGTAAGTAAGTTAATTTTTGAACATGCATCAAAAAATGTTGGTGTAGCATTACCGTCAATAAGAGTAGATGCATTTTCAGTAGATTTAATAAAGGAAATTCAAAAGGTTAGAAAAACTGGTTTAACATTTGCTCCAGAAGCTGGCTCTCAAAGAATGAGAGATATAATAAATAAAGGGCTAACGGAAGAACGAATATTAGAAGCAACAAAGAGTGCCTTCGAATCAGGATGGAGCACAATTAAGCTGTATTTTATATTAGGATTACCTTATGAAGAAATAGAAGATGCTGCTGGAATAGGTGAATTAGCTCAAAAGATGGCCAATGTTTATTATGGGATTCCAAAAGAAAATAGACAAAAGGGATTAAAAATAACAGTAAGTACATCAATATTAGTTCCAAAGCCATTTACACCATTCCAATGGGCTAAAATGGCAAGGCCAGAAGAAATATGGCAAAAGATTGATGCTGTAAAGGGTGCTATAAAATCAAGATCTATAAATTATAATTATCATGAACAAAAAACTTCACTTATGGAAGCTATATTTGCAAGAGGAGATAGAAGAACTTGTGATTTATTAATTAAAGCTTTTGAAAAAGGAGCTAAATTTGATGGATGGTCAGAATACTTTGATTATGATTTGTGGGTTGAAGCTATGAAAGAATGTGATATAGATCCAGAATTTTATGTGTATAGGGAAAGAAGTTATGATGAAGTGCTTCCATGGGATTTCATTGATATAGGAGTAAATAGAAAATATCTTGAATTAGAAAATGAAAAGGCTAAGAGAGCAGAACTTACACAAAACTGTAGAAAAGGCTGTACAGGATGTGGAGTTAATGTAAACTTTAAAGAAGGGAAGTGTTTCGAAGGTGCGTTACGTAATTAAGTTCACTAAAGAATCAAGCATAAAATTTATATCTCATTTAGATTTAATGAGAACAATTCAAAAGGTAATTAGAAGAGCAGATCTTCCTATGCAATATTCAAAAGGATTTAATCCGCATATGGCATTATCAATAGCACAACCTTTATCAGTTGGAGTTTACTCAGAGGCTGAATATATGGATATAGTATTAGTTGAAGAGTTAGATGAAAATGAAATAATTGATAGATTAAATGAAAAAACTGCACAGGGTATAAAATTCATAAGTGCACATAAGGTTATAAATGTTGATGGAGAAAAGAAATTACCTCAAAGTATGGCTTTAGTTGATGCGGCTAGATTTACAGTAAAAATGCTCTGTGATAAATCGGAAGAAGTTTCTTCTAAAATGGAATCATTATTAGGTGAAGAAAAGTGGATTACTATAAAAAAGAGTAAAAAAGGCGAAAAAGAAGTAGATTTAAAGACTATGATTAAAGGCTTTAAATATTGGGTGAAAGATAATGAGATTATAATAAATATGTTAATTTCTTCAGGAAGTAGGGAGCACTTATCACCTGATTTAGTAGCATCATATATAAAAGGTAAAATATCAAATATAATTGAAGATGCATTTGTAGATATAAAGAGGGAAGAAATGTATGTATTAAAGGGAAAAAATTACGTGGCTCTATATAAAAGTATTTAGGAAGTGTGATTTATGAAAAAGATATTCATCGAGAGGAAAAGAAATCTTTTAAGGATAGCTATACAGGATAAAGGAAGATTATCAGAGTGTTTTGTTGAGGAGTATTCTTTAGATCCTCAAATAGGAGAAATATATAAGGGACGTGTTAAAAATATAGTTCCAGCTATTAATTCAATCTTTGTAGATATTGGGTTATCTAAGGAAGGATATATGTATTTAAGCAATGAGCTTAAAGGTAAAGGAATAAAAAAAGGCGATGAAATTTTAGTTGAAGTAGTTAAAGAACCATTAAATAACAAAGGTGCAAAGTTAACATCAAAAGTAAGTGTTTCAGGGAAGTTTATGGTTATAACCTTAGGTGGAAGCGGAATTAGCTTTTCAAAAAGAATAACAGATTATAAAGAAATAAATAGATTAAAAGACTTTATTACTCCATTAGATGGATATGAATTATTATTAAGAACTAATTCAGTTAATGCAACGAAAAATCAGTTAGAAGAAGAGCAAAAAGCTTTAATTGAAAAAATAGATTGTATAAAAAGAAAATTATTTTATAGTTTAAAACTTGGAAAAGTATATGGCGAAAATATAATTTTAAATAAGGTTTTAAGGGATAAGGTAGATGATGAAGCTGAGATAATAGTAGATAATGAGGATGACTATAATCAAGTAATGGAGTATTTTAAAAATAATGAAGATATAAAAATATTCTTATTTAATGAAAACAGAGGATTATTTCATTATTATGATATAGAAAAAGAAATATTAAAACTTAGGCATAATAAAGTTAATTTACCTTGTGGTGGAAATATTGTTATTGATAAAACTGAAGCTATGTATGTTATAGATGTAAACTCAGGGAAAAATATAAAAGGTAGATCTTTTGAAAAAACAATATTAGAAACTAATGTAGAAGCAGCAAATGAGATAGGACGTCAAATAAGACTTAGAAATTTAAGTGGAATAATAGTGATAGACTTTATAGATGTAAGAAATAAATTACATAAAGCTATAATAATGGATGAATTAAAGAAATCATTATCACCTGATAAAGGCAATGTAAGAATATTTCCATTTACAGAATTAGATTTAGTTCAAATATCAAGAAAAAGAATAGGAAAGTCAATTTATAATTATTTGGATGAATCTTGCAAAAGATGTAAAGGGCAAGGCGAAGTTTTAAAAATATCATATATAGAAAATTTATTGGAAAATGAAATTATTAAATGCAATGAAGAGAATTCAATAAATGATTTTTATATAGAGTTAGATAAAAATTATCAAGAAGAAATAGAAGGTAACATGTTTAACTTTTTAAGGAATATTCAAGGATTAGATAAAGAAATATATTTAAATTTTGTTGATGGAATTGAAGGATATAAAATAGAACCTTTAATATTTAATACACAAAAAGAAAATGTAAAAAAATTTAAAGTTAATGCTTATGAAAAATATGAATAAAAATCTTTACAAGTAACATAATAATATGATAAAATATCAAATGTTAACCGCACATAAGAGGTTTTTTAAAAACAAAGTTTAAACTTTGTACCTTGGTTGGCGAGACCGTAATAAGAGGAGGTGTTTTTAATGTACGCAGTATTAACTACAGGAGGAAAACAATACAGAGTTCAAGAAGGAGACGTAATATACGTTGAAAAACTTAACGCTGAAGTTGACTCAACAGTTGAATTAACAGAAGTTTTAGCTGTTTCAAACGGAGAAACTTTAAAAGTTGGTGCACCAGTTGTAGAAGGAGCTAAGGTTGTAGCTAAGGTTGTTGCTCAAGGCAAAGCTAAGAAG from Clostridium septicum includes these protein-coding regions:
- a CDS encoding TIGR03960 family B12-binding radical SAM protein; the encoded protein is MNKITDHILYKVEKPSRYTGGELNQVVKNLDEIDIRFAFCFPDVYEVGMSHLGTRILYHTINQRKDTYCERVFAPWPDMEAELRKNNISLMTLETKDPLTEFDILGFTLQYEMSYTNILNMLDMSGITLRASERGEDEPIVMAGGPCAYNPEPLYDIVDFFEIGEGEEIMNDVLDIYKKYKGKGKKKEFLREISKIEGVYVPSLYDVTYNEDGTIKEFTPKFEDVKPRVKKRIINNFDKVDFPIDMIVPYSEIVHDRIVLETTRGCTNGCRFCQAGMIYRPVREKSTATLLEQARKMIESTGYQEISLASLSICDYSDIQNLVSKLIFEHASKNVGVALPSIRVDAFSVDLIKEIQKVRKTGLTFAPEAGSQRMRDIINKGLTEERILEATKSAFESGWSTIKLYFILGLPYEEIEDAAGIGELAQKMANVYYGIPKENRQKGLKITVSTSILVPKPFTPFQWAKMARPEEIWQKIDAVKGAIKSRSINYNYHEQKTSLMEAIFARGDRRTCDLLIKAFEKGAKFDGWSEYFDYDLWVEAMKECDIDPEFYVYRERSYDEVLPWDFIDIGVNRKYLELENEKAKRAELTQNCRKGCTGCGVNVNFKEGKCFEGALRN
- a CDS encoding TIGR03936 family radical SAM-associated protein, which gives rise to MRYVIKFTKESSIKFISHLDLMRTIQKVIRRADLPMQYSKGFNPHMALSIAQPLSVGVYSEAEYMDIVLVEELDENEIIDRLNEKTAQGIKFISAHKVINVDGEKKLPQSMALVDAARFTVKMLCDKSEEVSSKMESLLGEEKWITIKKSKKGEKEVDLKTMIKGFKYWVKDNEIIINMLISSGSREHLSPDLVASYIKGKISNIIEDAFVDIKREEMYVLKGKNYVALYKSI
- a CDS encoding Rne/Rng family ribonuclease; this encodes MKKIFIERKRNLLRIAIQDKGRLSECFVEEYSLDPQIGEIYKGRVKNIVPAINSIFVDIGLSKEGYMYLSNELKGKGIKKGDEILVEVVKEPLNNKGAKLTSKVSVSGKFMVITLGGSGISFSKRITDYKEINRLKDFITPLDGYELLLRTNSVNATKNQLEEEQKALIEKIDCIKRKLFYSLKLGKVYGENIILNKVLRDKVDDEAEIIVDNEDDYNQVMEYFKNNEDIKIFLFNENRGLFHYYDIEKEILKLRHNKVNLPCGGNIVIDKTEAMYVIDVNSGKNIKGRSFEKTILETNVEAANEIGRQIRLRNLSGIIVIDFIDVRNKLHKAIIMDELKKSLSPDKGNVRIFPFTELDLVQISRKRIGKSIYNYLDESCKRCKGQGEVLKISYIENLLENEIIKCNEENSINDFYIELDKNYQEEIEGNMFNFLRNIQGLDKEIYLNFVDGIEGYKIEPLIFNTQKENVKKFKVNAYEKYE
- the rplU gene encoding 50S ribosomal protein L21, which codes for MYAVLTTGGKQYRVQEGDVIYVEKLNAEVDSTVELTEVLAVSNGETLKVGAPVVEGAKVVAKVVAQGKAKKVTVFKYKPKKDYRKKTGHRQPYTKLVIEKIEA